TTACTGCTGATGAAATGAATGCGCTCCAAACACAGTTTGCGCCTGGCGCAATACTGGGCGGCACTTACCTGCAGCGATAACAAGTTAAACTAGTGCGGGGCTACATTTAAACCCCGCATTTTATATCTTTACAAGGTGACAAATCCAACTGAAATCATCCCCGGGCTCCTTTTCTTCTCCTATTACTCAACTATTAGAAAGGAGAAAGTAGCATTTCTCGAACACCATAAACTGGTGTTGCAGGTTTCAGGGCAGTTTTCTTTTGCAACGGCCACTGAAAAAATCTCGATGGGCAGCGGTCAGATGTTGCTGATACAAAAAAATCAGTTGGGAGAGCTCACCAAAATCCCTTTGGAAGAAGAGTATTATCAAACCATTGTGATAAGCCTGCAGGAAGACCTGCTCAGGCAGATCGCATTGGAAGAGCAAATTGAGACAGGAAAACGGTACACAGGTCCACGCAACATCCTTATCCCCGGCAACGATTTTCTTCAGGCTTTTTTCCAGTCGATCATTCCCTATGTCCGTCACCCGGAAGAACAGATAACAAATTCGATGGGCATACTCAAAGTAAAGGAAGCAGTTCACCTGCTCCTTCACACGAAACCCGAACTGCAGGAATTCCTATTTGATTTTTCGGAGCCCTATAAAATGGATTTGGAAAAATTCATGCTTCACAATTATCACTATAATATTCCGATTGAAAAGT
The genomic region above belongs to Dyadobacter pollutisoli and contains:
- a CDS encoding helix-turn-helix domain-containing protein, yielding MTNPTEIIPGLLFFSYYSTIRKEKVAFLEHHKLVLQVSGQFSFATATEKISMGSGQMLLIQKNQLGELTKIPLEEEYYQTIVISLQEDLLRQIALEEQIETGKRYTGPRNILIPGNDFLQAFFQSIIPYVRHPEEQITNSMGILKVKEAVHLLLHTKPELQEFLFDFSEPYKMDLEKFMLHNYHYNIPIEKFAHLTGRSLAGFKRDFQKTFGMAPRHWLQERRLVEARHLIETKNKKPSAIYLDLGFESLSHFSHSFKRKFGKTPTEWAV